GTTTCATAATTAGTTTAGGATGTGTTCTCATTAATTCTAATTAGTGAAAACTGAAAATCTAATCCAACTTCTTGCTAATTTATACAGGCAGTTAGGAGGATGAAAACCTCTCCATTGACTGCAGAGGAGATAGAACGCATTCAAGAGGTAACATCATGCAAGACCTCTCTCAATTCTGCCCCACAGCTGCTCATAAATGCTTTTCAGCAGGATTAGTTGTCTGATTTTTATCACCTTACTCCAGGGACTAAGGATTTTCAAACATGATTGGATGTCAGTGTGGAGACTCATTGTCCCACATAGGGATCCATCCTTGCTACCCCGACAGTGGCGGATTTCCCTTGGAACTCAGAGGTCATATAAATTAGATGCTGCCAAAAAGGAAAAACGACGGATATATGAATTAAATAGAAGAAGGCACAAAACTGCAGATTTGGCAAACTGGCAACAGATATCAGATAAAGAGGTTTGTTGTCATCCACAATTTCACATCTTACATATTATGCAATTACCGTAACAGTTTGTTACCTTGTCTTAATGAGTTTTGGTGGATTAAACCTTGTTTTAATGACTCATGGCTTGTTGAAGTTTGCCATGCTCTTAAATCATTTTGCATAAATGTTTATGGGTTTGGGTTGTGAATAAGCTGGAGTGCTGGACTATGCCTGGCTTAGGTTTTATTCTAGGTCATCACATTCTATGCTTCAAAGTATAATATCAATATGTaatagaagaagaaaattgataaTCTAATATGAAACTTAGTGATACTTTTTAAAAAATGGAGCACAAGTTAAAAATTGATTAATGAATTATGTGGTTtacctttttatttttttgttctcCGACCCCTGAGTGCACATGCGTATTGTGCCATATCATTACTTGTTCCAAGTTGAGCTACATGTTTCAATAAGTAAGAAGACCTTTGCTTGGGCTTGCTATATAACTATAACTCAACTCAGGTTTTACTTGCTGTGGGGTGATTAACGGTTTGTCCTTAGATGGTTATTTAACATCATTAAGTTCTTTATTTGGCTGCAGGAAAATCCTGTTGACAGTACTGTTGGAGATGATAATGTAGATAATGCAAATGAAGCTTATGTTCATCAGGCATTTTTAGCAGATTGGAGACCAGATGCCTCATGCCTTATTTCGTCCAAACATCCATGCTTAAACATTAGGGGGAAAAATCTTTCTAGTGGTGCATTGCCAAGCGAGGGTACTTGCATTAGGGAGCAATCCAAGATTGACACTATGCACGGGTTTCCATATGCCCACTATTGCCAATATCCTCATACTATGTCTCGCTTTACTCATGTCAGACATTGTGCTCCTAATTCCGTGCAACTGAACCATCAAGTTTCTGATGCAGCACAGAATCCTGCTAAGTCTCAAATTTATTTGCGGCCTTATCGGACTCGTGGAACTGATGGCGCACACTTAGTGAAATTGGCTCCAGACTTGCCTCCTGTAAATCTTCCACCAACTGTACGTGTAATTTCTCAGGCAGCTTTCAAAAGCAACCAGTGCAGAGCTCCTATCAAGGTATCTGCCTCAGGATGTAGTATTGGTGGTGCTGGAAAAGAAAATACAGTTCCTCAGCTTCCACGTGTTGCAACTATGAGAACCACCAGTTTAGCAAAAGCTGTAAGGGATAAAGGCAATCAAGTGACAGATAATGTCACAAATTCATGCCCAGAAGAGCTTTCGAGTTCACATGCAGAAGAATCTGGAGTTCTTCATGATACATGCGGTGCTGAATCAGATCTTCAGATGCATCCTTTACTGTTCCAGGCCCCTGAAGATGGCCGTCTATCATATTTTCCACCAAACTGCAGTACTGGTGCTTCCAGTTCTTTTACATTCATTTCAGCAAATCAGCCTCAATTGAATCTGAGTCTCTTTCAAGGTCCACACCAAGCAAGTCATTTTGCTGATTATTTCAATAAATCTTCAAAGACAAAGGAATCTGCTTCAGCATCATGTGGGATTAACTTCCATCCTCTTTTGCAAAGAGTTGATGAAGAAAATAGTGACCTTGCCACAGCATGCTCCAATACCCACCAATTTGTTTGCTTGGGATGCAAATATGCTCAATTTCAAAATCCTTTAAGTGCTGCTCAGACCGCATCAATGGTCAATAGAGGCCCATCTGCTACTGGCGCAGACGAGAAAACTAATGAGCTGGACTTGGAAATTCATCTAAGTTCTACATCCGCAAAAGAGAAAACTAAGAGAAGTGGAGTTTTTGGTGCAAATAATCAACCAAAGTCAACAATAAGTGCATCAAATGCGGGAAATACAATTGAAAAGCACAAAACTGACACTTCATGCCACCAACAGAGTTCAAATTGCCCACTTCAGAGCAACCTTGTTTCAATTGCTGATGCATCAGCTGTCTCAAGCAATAATGACAGTGGTTGCAATATGGATGATCTAGGAGACCGGTCTCACCCAGAGATTGTGATGGAACAAGAAGAGTTGAGCGACTCTGATGAAGAAACTGAAGAACACGTAGAGTTCGAGTGTGAGGAGATGGCTGATTCTGATGGGGAGGAGGATTTGGGCTGTGAACCAATTGCAGAAGTGCACAATAAGGTGACCTtgctatctctttttattagtatttGACTACTTTGGATTCCAGAGACACACAGGAGACTCAGCTGCGCTCTTGAACTCCTCATGACTTAATGGAATCACTGTCATGTGATTATTATGTCCAAATCAAACTTTCACTTTAATTTGTTGATACATTTCGTAGTGATTCACTATCTCACATAGCTGTTCTACATATAATTCACTGCATATCACATAACTGATTAGATCTCTATTTTTTAACTGCTGGGGGTTGGCATCCTCATTATGATGCCATCTTTTTCACAGCTATTCTTTCATTCTGGTTCGTCTTGCTGCTCTTGCATGGTGGGAGACAATCTATGTTTCTTTGTTTTCTGATATTGTTTATCTCTTGATGTTTGGGGTTTGATAAAGTGCCATGGTTCAGTTCCTTTCTCATCTACTCATAAATGCTTCTAATATTTTTTCTAGTGGAAACTGATTACATTTCTCAAAATGCCTCATTTCACATTTATTTCACTAGTTGACATTCTATTTGATTATTTTGTTAATAGGATGTTCCAAGTTTGGCATCAGAGAAAGTTACAACTGATGCAGATTGTGGTGATAAACAATGTGAATGGAGGAGTCCTGTTCATCCTCAGGGTAATACTTCTGTCCCTGGGAAAGGCAGTTCTTTCTTCAAGTTGGGTCTGGCAAGCCTTGAGAAAGATGCTACTGGTAGCTCTTGGTTAACTTTAGATTCATGTCCACCTGTTGATCTTCCAAGCACAAAGGCTAGGTATGAAGGGCATACAGTCAGTGATAGTCCTATGTCCAAAAACTTAGCTTCACGTCGTCCCAATAGATCCTGCAAGAAGACTACAAGCATGAAAACAGTTGTAATAGAGAGGGATGTTATAGACATGGCACAACAACTCAGCCTTGGTCCTCTTGCTGTTTCCTCACTGAAGAAACCCAGGAAGCGATCTTGTCGAACAAATACAGGTTTGAGCACAGGAATGGCAACTGAAAATCCCAGTTATGATAAGTGAAAATTTCATTGGTTGATTGTAGCTTGACTATCTTCTTTGATAATCAGCAGGCAAAATTTTCCCTAAAAAAAGAAAACAGAATTAGTTGAATAGTCTGAATTAGCTATAGTCGTTTTGCTTGGCTTTCAACTGCCCAATTAGCAAATGAGCTTGTGGAGTCAAAGCTTAAATATCAAAGCAGCAGAGAAATTGACTAACTGGACTTTGAAGGATGCTTTGCTTTCTCACTAACTCTTTTTTCTTGGTGCTTTTCTGATTCGTATGCCCACTGGAGGTACTAGGAAGGGTTTTCTTTCTTTGGGTTCACTGTGTTAATTTATTGTGAATATGTTTTTAGTGCATTAAGATTAGGGAATTTGTATTGTTTCTTTAATCGTTATGTTGTGTACATATGATATTTTGCTTGTAGATTCTGTTAACAGTCCCAATTTGGGAGGAATGGGTTATTGtgaataatgttttttttttttttttctttttctgctGAAACATAATGTAGTTTAAAGAGATCAATGAAAAAGGGAACTACCATACCTTCCTTCCTTAACAAAGGAAATCTAGTTCCTAATGGATGAAATCCTTTCATGGCTTTTAAATATTTGATCATTTACTCCAAAAACTTGAGTATTATTGTATTAATGAGGTTTGCAACTTTGCATGGTTATTTATTAGTACAAAAACAGCCAACACAATAGCAGCTAGCCATCTCAAGAAAAGCAGAGAACTTATTTTTTTCTGCAGCAGAGTAGTGTGCCTTGCCTGAGGAAAAAGGTAAGATTTCATTCATCTTTTTCTCTTCAGATTAGATATTTCAGGGTTTTGCTCGACACAAACTATAGTTTTTGTGTTCTTGTGCAAACCCCAGCTTATTTTTTAAGCTTGGCATGCAGAGAAACAGATaaacaattgaaaaaaaaaaaggtcccTTGGCCATGATATTTGGATTTTTCTCTTGTCAAGTACTTTTGCTACATCATTAGATGAATGTAAAATTGCAGGGCCTTTACGGGTTTGAGTCATAGCATTTGTACATCCTGTTTTCAGTTTCAGGCTTTTGCAATTTACTTCTCCCTGTTGACCACTGCTTCCCCCTCCCCCACCAGAgaatagaaaaaaataataataaattttaagccCCTCAACTTTTTGTGTTTTTGCTATTGAACCTTCCGTGAAAGTTTGTTTTTGATTGAATCTGTGAACTTTTATTTTTGGTGACATTGAAGACTTCTTTAATTGGAGTCATGCTTGTGTTATTCATACCCATTAACCCACGCGTCAGACTTttactttaattattatttaaaaaaaaatgattaaaagCAAAATGAGGTAATTTTTGACTTTCACTGCATGGAACTTGAGCCAGTTTTGCCTCCCAGAAAGCATCCTAGTCGCATAGCAGCATAATACTTCTGATCAGAATGTGTGGGATCACCGGTGCAGTACCCCTAATCCGCATCTGCCTGAATATGTACACTGTGTTGCTATGCTGGTGTAGTAAGTCATTGCACCAACAGTGATGTAGTGAATCAAGTAAGATGAATTCTCTTTCTGAAAATTTACCTTTTGATCCTTCAGGAGCACTTGGAGCAACTTCTATCTTGATTCTTAACTTCTTCCCTAGTAAGATAACTTTCTAAAACTTTgagaattttgaaaatattgaatAGTTTGGCTTGAAGCTTCAGAAAATTTAGCTATCATTTTTATTTTCCACGCCATAGACAGTTTGTATTAGAATTAAAAGCAAACTTCCTTACGGGGGTTGCAAGTCATAGAATGTAAGTCTCAATCTCCCACGTTGTCTGCTTTATTATTATTTGTGCGAACCATAATGCTAAGCAATCTCAAAATCCTTATCCCAAAACTTCATCCACTGCCTCTCCCTTCCCTCCACTCATTTCCCCTCTCTTTTCTTCCATACCATAAACAAGAAAAAGACAAGACGCAAAAACAATTCTGTATACCAAAAACCACAGCCtgaactctctcttcttcttttttgaTCACTGGCCAGAGCTACAGAAAATTCACTACCACCATGTCTTGCTCAAATCTGACAATGTAGGTGTCCTCAAAACCATCTCATTGTGACACCTCTTCACTCTCTTTTCGCTCTTCTCTCAACCCTTTTCAGCTTCCCGCACATAGTTCGTTCAGCAGCAATCCTTCAAGATCGTCTTCTGTGACCCCAATTCCTGTGGCCCCCGAGAGCTTCGAAGTCGTATAGATTCAGTAAAGAACACACAGAAGATCACCGAGGCTATGAAGCTTGTTGCAGCTGCCAGCTGCCAAAGTGAGGAGAGCACAAGAAGCTGTTGTCAATGGTAGGTCTTTCTCTGAAACTCTTGTAGAAGTTCTATACAATATTAATGAACAGCTCCAAACTGAGGACATAGATATGCCTCTCACCAATGTTAGGCCGGACAAGAAAGTTGCTCTAGTTGTTGTTACTGGTGATAGAGGTCTTTGTGGAGGTTTCATCAATAATATTATCAAAAAAGCAGAATCAAGAATCGCAGAATTGAAGGATCTTGGACTTGATTAT
The Hevea brasiliensis isolate MT/VB/25A 57/8 chromosome 18, ASM3005281v1, whole genome shotgun sequence genome window above contains:
- the LOC110640130 gene encoding uncharacterized protein LOC110640130 isoform X1 — translated: MSSCINGQPSDQPNASLDIDESGSKPQEAVENENDDEDEEEDLDFNPFLKGTPSPEASSSLSSEVEGLDGNSLKPTMGEVRNYAVGDSEHGEEVVMQTAFSPESEKELQGIFHTKSNKRKSDSISQQENENVREKENTFSKPAMSLDDEDAIWKRTRARYSLASFTLDELETFLQETDDEDDLQNVDDEEEYRKFLASVLQGGDGNGQSTQGNENDDDENEDNDGDFEIELEELLESDVDDNKRDKDRKVDHERGGRRPKTRQNRRQKASAQYKKKLLEQTKRPLRPLLPILPNGAIASFPTSDAKGLMPETAPSYLSSPAENGLINGFTPQQIGQLYCLIHEHMQLLIQVFSLSILDPSRQQVASQVQGLIFEMVHKHDEVIACRSVPYPCICFHPSYMCPSVTDEFPNYTPAQCTDSSSTPNMQMLVSQNIFTAKGRSDPVFNGQNNSSQTAVSLWVPFMSGPIMSIMDVAPLNLVGKYMDDVVNAVQEYRQRHLDSSCDTWNERAPLFNLPHFPASTKPNGEVSKENIPTAVSAVPSTPGQQPPKKTLAASIVENAKKQSIALVPKDISKLAQRFFPLFNPALFPHKPPPAAVANRVLFTDSEDELLAMGMMEHNTDWKAIQQRFLPCKSKHQIFVRQKNRCSSKAPENPIKAVRRMKTSPLTAEEIERIQEGLRIFKHDWMSVWRLIVPHRDPSLLPRQWRISLGTQRSYKLDAAKKEKRRIYELNRRRHKTADLANWQQISDKEENPVDSTVGDDNVDNANEAYVHQAFLADWRPDASCLISSKHPCLNIRGKNLSSGALPSEGTCIREQSKIDTMHGFPYAHYCQYPHTMSRFTHVRHCAPNSVQLNHQVSDAAQNPAKSQIYLRPYRTRGTDGAHLVKLAPDLPPVNLPPTVRVISQAAFKSNQCRAPIKVSASGCSIGGAGKENTVPQLPRVATMRTTSLAKAVRDKGNQVTDNVTNSCPEELSSSHAEESGVLHDTCGAESDLQMHPLLFQAPEDGRLSYFPPNCSTGASSSFTFISANQPQLNLSLFQGPHQASHFADYFNKSSKTKESASASCGINFHPLLQRVDEENSDLATACSNTHQFVCLGCKYAQFQNPLSAAQTASMVNRGPSATGADEKTNELDLEIHLSSTSAKEKTKRSGVFGANNQPKSTISASNAGNTIEKHKTDTSCHQQSSNCPLQSNLVSIADASAVSSNNDSGCNMDDLGDRSHPEIVMEQEELSDSDEETEEHVEFECEEMADSDGEEDLGCEPIAEVHNKDVPSLASEKVTTDADCGDKQCEWRSPVHPQGNTSVPGKGSSFFKLGLASLEKDATGSSWLTLDSCPPVDLPSTKARYEGHTVSDSPMSKNLASRRPNRSCKKTTSMKTVVIERDVIDMAQQLSLGPLAVSSLKKPRKRSCRTNTGLSTGMATENPSYDK
- the LOC110640130 gene encoding uncharacterized protein LOC110640130 isoform X2, whose translation is MSSCINGQPSDQPNASLDIDESGSKPQEAVENENDDEDEEEDLDFNPFLKGTPSPEASSSLSSEVEGLDGNSLKPTMGEVRNYAVGDSEHGEEVVMQTAFSPESEKELQGIFHTKSNKRKSDSISQQENENVREKENTFSKPAMSLDDEDAIWKRTRARYSLASFTLDELETFLQETDDEDDLQNVDDEEEYRKFLASVLQGGDGNGQSTQGNENDDDENEDNDGDFEIELEELLESDVDDNKRDKDRKVDHERGGRRPKTRQNRRQKASAQYKKKLLEQTKRPLRPLLPILPNGAIASFPTSDAKGLMPETAPSYLSSPAENGLINGFTPQQIGQLYCLIHEHMQLLIQVFSLSILDPSRQQVASQVQGLIFEMVHKHDEVIACRSVPYPCICFHPSYMCPSVTDEFPNYTPAQCTDSSSTPNMQMLVSQNIFTAKGRSDPVFNGQNNSSQTAVSLWVPFMSGPIMSIMDVAPLNLVGKYMDDVVNAVQEYRQRHLDSSCDTWNERAPLFNLPHFPASTKPNGEVSKENIPTAVSAVPSTPGQQPPKKTLAASIVENAKKQSIALVPKDISKLAQRFFPLFNPALFPHKPPPAAVANRVLFTDSEDELLAMGMMEHNTDWKAIQQRFLPCKSKHQAVRRMKTSPLTAEEIERIQEGLRIFKHDWMSVWRLIVPHRDPSLLPRQWRISLGTQRSYKLDAAKKEKRRIYELNRRRHKTADLANWQQISDKEENPVDSTVGDDNVDNANEAYVHQAFLADWRPDASCLISSKHPCLNIRGKNLSSGALPSEGTCIREQSKIDTMHGFPYAHYCQYPHTMSRFTHVRHCAPNSVQLNHQVSDAAQNPAKSQIYLRPYRTRGTDGAHLVKLAPDLPPVNLPPTVRVISQAAFKSNQCRAPIKVSASGCSIGGAGKENTVPQLPRVATMRTTSLAKAVRDKGNQVTDNVTNSCPEELSSSHAEESGVLHDTCGAESDLQMHPLLFQAPEDGRLSYFPPNCSTGASSSFTFISANQPQLNLSLFQGPHQASHFADYFNKSSKTKESASASCGINFHPLLQRVDEENSDLATACSNTHQFVCLGCKYAQFQNPLSAAQTASMVNRGPSATGADEKTNELDLEIHLSSTSAKEKTKRSGVFGANNQPKSTISASNAGNTIEKHKTDTSCHQQSSNCPLQSNLVSIADASAVSSNNDSGCNMDDLGDRSHPEIVMEQEELSDSDEETEEHVEFECEEMADSDGEEDLGCEPIAEVHNKDVPSLASEKVTTDADCGDKQCEWRSPVHPQGNTSVPGKGSSFFKLGLASLEKDATGSSWLTLDSCPPVDLPSTKARYEGHTVSDSPMSKNLASRRPNRSCKKTTSMKTVVIERDVIDMAQQLSLGPLAVSSLKKPRKRSCRTNTGLSTGMATENPSYDK